A genomic region of Streptomyces sp. NBC_00247 contains the following coding sequences:
- a CDS encoding GTP-binding protein, with the protein MDFASSSGGTARSTTSAKIVVAGGFGVGKTTFVGAVSEISPLRTEAVMTSASAGIDDLTHTGDKTTTTVAMDFGRITLDQDLILYLFGTPGQDRFWFMWDDLVRGAIGAVVLVDTRRLADCFPAVDYFENSGLPFVIALNGFDGHQPYTPDEVREALQIGPDTPILTTDARHRSDAKSALITLVEHALMARLK; encoded by the coding sequence GTGGACTTCGCAAGCTCTAGCGGCGGTACGGCCCGCTCCACCACGTCCGCGAAGATCGTGGTGGCGGGGGGCTTCGGCGTGGGTAAGACCACGTTTGTCGGTGCCGTTTCGGAGATCAGTCCGCTGCGCACCGAAGCCGTGATGACGTCCGCCTCGGCGGGCATCGACGACCTGACCCACACCGGGGACAAGACCACCACCACGGTGGCCATGGACTTCGGACGCATCACCCTGGACCAGGACCTGATCCTGTACCTGTTCGGCACCCCCGGGCAGGACCGTTTCTGGTTCATGTGGGACGACCTCGTACGCGGCGCCATCGGCGCCGTCGTCCTGGTCGACACCCGCCGCCTCGCCGACTGCTTCCCCGCCGTCGACTACTTCGAGAACAGCGGCCTCCCCTTCGTCATCGCCCTCAACGGCTTCGACGGCCACCAGCCCTACACCCCCGACGAAGTACGCGAGGCACTCCAGATCGGACCCGACACCCCGATCCTCACCACCGACGCCCGACACCGCTCGGACGCCAAGAGCGCCCTCATCACCCTCGTCGAACACGCCCTCATGGCCCGGCTCAAGTAG
- a CDS encoding sensor histidine kinase produces MRRSNEGSPTQPERGNFTPPRTAVSPGERADRTDTADDGPPVGSTSKLSPRNWRVATRLNAILLIPALVGLTMGGFQVKGSIDTWNEAQDAEKTAFVVRAASVYGQALLNERDLTAQPLLTKKSTDSVVTQSRAATDAAASGFTAAVAGMPQTAGLQRRLKLFRGEEPKLAALRKSAYSTSLDPVSTEEGYTQIQHSLMEFANELGLGTGNITSYGRTVYALELSQAAESLQRSIGLHLLVRPSEKESTFNDQVKAFGSYNYLEQIALGEFNSGGTEGDVNRLKTVMAGKAAEGAEQLKAAKEQAEATGAPFVAPPSVGGSVFDGMAAQIGKGLSPSELEAKGITPETWLAASTAKFEGYATVTDELVDKAVEEAAQISSDAKSDAIVNASIVVVALLAAFVAAGFMARQMSRAMRRLRTAAFEVAEQRLPSLVDQLSRTEPGRVDTRVQPIPINTSDEIGEVARAFDQVHREAVRLASEQAMLRGNVNAIFTNLSRRNQSLIEGQLTLITGLENNEADPDQLESLFKLDHLATRMRRNGENLLVLAGEEPGRRWNQPVPLVDVLRAASSEVESYERIELTGVPDTEIHGQAVTDLVHLLAELLENATVFSSPQTKVRVTATRLPDGRVMIEIHDKGIGLTAEDFADINHKLANPPTVDAAVSQRMGLFVVGRLSDRHGVRVQLRPSGEQAGTTSLVMLPDAITHGGGGEPVSASDDFTVSSIIPEQQQSLPAAPQLSGMRTAAELGFDDSRYEADSPTLDPVGRSLMREERRAALEAAHTGGEQSPFEGAGQAAPQQLFEQDGYPRAGYEEQSSYDRNGYPQGGFEQGSYESGSYGQQQGFEQSGHQGAYDPYAADAGFRPDAEQLPQSGYAEQDYATQEAQQPSYGDHFTPHGDQSQQGGWPEQGGFQGSYESSAQEETESAPGAPEETPERVGFDHSGPTANAGHEMTDAGLPRRGGQQHWQPDGSDNDRSAAADQPRQQDSPSAAAGPQDGGGTEDWRSTNDERWERADKLRDPKAGGITLSGLPRRVPKANLVEGTAEQSQQGGPQVSRAPEDIRGRLSNLRRGIQQGRNQGSDSSDTYNQER; encoded by the coding sequence GTGAGGCGAAGCAACGAAGGCTCCCCGACGCAGCCTGAGCGAGGCAACTTCACGCCGCCGCGCACCGCTGTGTCCCCCGGGGAGCGCGCCGACCGTACGGACACGGCCGACGACGGACCGCCCGTCGGCAGCACGAGCAAGCTGTCCCCCCGCAACTGGCGTGTGGCGACGCGACTGAATGCGATCCTCCTGATCCCCGCCCTGGTGGGCCTCACCATGGGCGGTTTCCAGGTGAAGGGGTCGATCGACACCTGGAACGAGGCGCAGGACGCCGAGAAGACCGCCTTCGTCGTCCGTGCGGCCTCGGTGTACGGGCAGGCGTTGCTGAACGAGCGCGACCTCACCGCACAGCCCCTCCTGACGAAGAAGTCCACCGATTCGGTCGTGACGCAGAGCCGTGCCGCCACCGACGCCGCGGCGTCGGGGTTCACCGCCGCGGTGGCCGGCATGCCGCAGACCGCGGGTCTACAGCGTCGGCTGAAGCTCTTCAGGGGTGAGGAACCGAAGCTCGCCGCGCTGCGGAAGTCCGCGTACTCCACGAGCCTGGACCCGGTGAGCACCGAAGAGGGCTACACCCAGATCCAGCACTCGCTGATGGAGTTCGCCAACGAGCTCGGTCTGGGTACCGGCAACATCACCAGTTACGGCCGTACCGTCTACGCGCTCGAACTCTCGCAGGCCGCGGAATCGCTCCAGCGCTCGATCGGACTTCACCTGCTGGTGCGTCCGAGCGAGAAGGAGTCCACCTTCAACGACCAGGTCAAGGCCTTCGGCTCGTACAACTACCTGGAGCAGATCGCGCTCGGCGAGTTCAACTCCGGTGGCACCGAGGGGGACGTGAACCGCCTCAAGACGGTCATGGCCGGCAAGGCCGCGGAGGGCGCCGAGCAGTTGAAGGCCGCCAAGGAGCAGGCCGAGGCCACCGGGGCTCCGTTCGTCGCCCCGCCCAGCGTCGGCGGCTCGGTCTTCGACGGAATGGCCGCGCAGATCGGCAAGGGTCTCTCCCCGTCCGAGCTGGAGGCGAAGGGGATCACCCCGGAGACCTGGCTGGCCGCGTCCACCGCGAAGTTCGAGGGGTACGCCACCGTCACGGACGAGCTCGTCGACAAGGCGGTGGAAGAGGCCGCGCAGATCTCCTCCGACGCCAAGTCCGACGCCATCGTCAACGCCTCGATCGTCGTCGTCGCCCTGCTCGCCGCGTTCGTCGCGGCCGGATTCATGGCGCGACAGATGAGCCGGGCGATGCGCCGGCTGCGCACCGCCGCCTTCGAGGTCGCCGAGCAGCGGCTGCCGTCGCTGGTCGACCAGCTGTCGCGGACGGAACCGGGCCGGGTCGACACCCGGGTCCAGCCGATCCCGATCAACACCAGTGACGAGATCGGCGAGGTCGCCCGCGCCTTCGACCAGGTGCACCGTGAGGCCGTCCGGCTCGCCTCGGAGCAGGCGATGCTGCGGGGGAACGTCAACGCGATCTTCACCAACCTCTCGCGCCGCAACCAGTCGCTCATCGAGGGCCAGCTGACCCTCATCACCGGCCTGGAGAACAACGAGGCCGACCCGGACCAGCTGGAGAGCCTCTTCAAGCTGGACCACCTGGCCACCCGTATGCGGCGCAACGGCGAGAACCTCCTGGTCCTCGCGGGCGAGGAGCCGGGCCGCCGCTGGAACCAGCCGGTGCCGCTGGTGGACGTGCTGCGCGCCGCCTCCTCCGAGGTGGAGTCGTACGAGCGCATCGAGCTCACCGGCGTCCCGGACACCGAGATCCACGGCCAGGCCGTGACCGACCTCGTGCACCTGCTGGCGGAGCTGCTGGAGAACGCCACGGTGTTCTCGTCGCCGCAGACCAAGGTCCGGGTCACCGCGACGCGGCTGCCGGACGGTCGCGTGATGATCGAGATCCACGACAAGGGAATCGGCCTCACCGCCGAGGACTTCGCCGACATCAACCACAAGCTCGCCAACCCGCCGACCGTGGACGCCGCGGTCTCCCAGCGGATGGGTCTCTTCGTGGTCGGCCGGCTCTCCGACCGCCACGGCGTCCGGGTCCAGCTGCGCCCCTCGGGCGAGCAGGCCGGCACGACCTCGCTGGTCATGCTGCCGGACGCCATCACCCACGGTGGTGGCGGCGAACCCGTCTCCGCGTCGGACGATTTCACCGTCTCCTCGATCATCCCGGAGCAGCAGCAGTCCCTGCCCGCCGCTCCGCAGCTCTCGGGAATGCGCACGGCCGCCGAACTCGGCTTCGACGACTCGCGTTACGAGGCGGACTCGCCGACGCTCGACCCGGTGGGCCGCTCACTGATGCGCGAGGAGCGCCGGGCCGCCCTGGAGGCCGCGCACACCGGCGGCGAGCAATCTCCGTTCGAAGGCGCCGGTCAAGCCGCGCCGCAGCAGCTGTTCGAGCAGGACGGCTACCCGCGAGCCGGCTACGAGGAGCAGTCCTCGTACGACCGGAACGGCTACCCGCAGGGCGGGTTCGAGCAGGGTTCCTACGAGTCCGGCTCCTACGGACAGCAGCAGGGCTTCGAGCAGTCCGGTCACCAGGGGGCGTACGACCCGTACGCGGCGGACGCCGGCTTCCGGCCGGACGCGGAGCAGCTCCCCCAAAGCGGCTATGCGGAACAGGACTACGCGACTCAGGAAGCCCAACAGCCTTCGTACGGTGATCACTTCACGCCGCACGGTGACCAGTCCCAGCAGGGCGGGTGGCCGGAACAGGGTGGTTTCCAGGGCAGTTACGAGTCCTCCGCCCAGGAAGAAACGGAATCCGCTCCCGGCGCTCCCGAGGAGACGCCCGAGCGCGTAGGCTTCGACCATTCGGGTCCCACCGCGAACGCCGGTCACGAGATGACCGACGCGGGGCTCCCGCGCCGGGGCGGGCAGCAGCACTGGCAGCCCGACGGATCGGACAACGACCGGTCCGCGGCCGCCGACCAGCCCCGACAGCAGGACTCCCCGTCGGCCGCCGCCGGACCGCAGGACGGCGGAGGCACGGAAGACTGGCGTTCGACCAACGACGAGCGCTGGGAGCGGGCCGACAAGCTCCGGGACCCGAAGGCCGGCGGAATAACCCTTTCCGGGCTTCCCCGGCGGGTGCCCAAGGCCAATCTGGTCGAGGGCACCGCGGAGCAGTCCCAGCAGGGCGGGCCCCAGGTCTCCCGTGCTCCCGAGGACATCCGCGGCAGGTTGAGCAACCTGCGGCGCGGCATCCAGCAGGGACGCAACCAGGGTTCGGACAGCAGTGATACCTACAACCAGGAGCGTTAG
- a CDS encoding roadblock/LC7 domain-containing protein, which produces MSQAAQNLNWLITSFVDSTPGVSHTVVVSADGLLLAMSEGFPRDRADQLAAVASGLTSLTAGASRIFEGGAVNQTVVEMERGFLFIMSISDGSSLAVLAHPDADIGLVGYEMALLVDRAGGVLTPDLRAELQGSLLN; this is translated from the coding sequence ATGAGCCAGGCGGCGCAGAATCTCAACTGGTTGATCACCAGCTTCGTGGACAGCACCCCCGGGGTGTCGCACACGGTGGTGGTCTCCGCCGACGGACTCCTGCTGGCCATGTCCGAGGGGTTCCCGCGTGACCGCGCCGACCAGTTGGCGGCGGTCGCCTCCGGTCTGACGTCGCTGACCGCGGGCGCTTCCCGGATCTTCGAGGGCGGCGCCGTCAACCAGACTGTTGTGGAGATGGAGCGAGGGTTTCTCTTCATCATGTCGATTTCCGACGGATCTTCGCTGGCCGTTCTGGCCCACCCGGACGCCGATATCGGCCTGGTTGGGTACGAAATGGCACTTCTGGTGGACCGCGCGGGCGGTGTTCTGACGCCGGATCTCCGCGCCGAACTCCAGGGAAGTCTTCTCAACTAG
- a CDS encoding DUF742 domain-containing protein produces the protein MAAPTGGHPYDGSQRVPDEHGENRFNFPSTPSAEGGVQGYDPYLPPQQPAQSHPRGADWPQHPGPEWSQRQQSEWQPRQEPPQRFDAPAPRIQPVAQRPPRPAPSAPAAHNPLVRPYAMTGGRTRPRYQLAIEALVSTTADPSRLQGQLPEHQRICRLCFEIKSVAEISALLSIPLGVARILVADLAEAGLVAIHQPGGDETAGGQPDVTLLERVLSGLRKL, from the coding sequence GTGGCAGCACCCACAGGCGGACACCCGTATGACGGCAGTCAGCGGGTTCCGGACGAGCACGGGGAAAACCGCTTCAACTTCCCCTCCACGCCGAGCGCCGAGGGCGGTGTGCAGGGTTACGACCCCTATCTCCCGCCCCAGCAGCCCGCGCAGTCGCACCCGCGCGGAGCCGACTGGCCTCAGCATCCGGGGCCGGAGTGGTCCCAGCGGCAGCAGTCCGAGTGGCAGCCCCGGCAGGAGCCGCCGCAGCGGTTCGACGCCCCGGCACCCCGGATCCAGCCGGTGGCGCAGCGGCCTCCGCGGCCCGCGCCGTCGGCGCCCGCCGCTCACAACCCGTTGGTCCGCCCGTACGCCATGACCGGCGGACGGACGCGGCCGCGTTACCAGCTCGCCATCGAGGCGCTGGTCAGTACGACGGCCGATCCGTCCCGGCTGCAAGGGCAGTTGCCCGAGCACCAGCGGATCTGCCGGCTCTGCTTCGAGATCAAGTCGGTGGCCGAGATCTCGGCCCTTCTCTCGATCCCGCTCGGCGTTGCCCGGATCCTCGTCGCCGATCTGGCCGAGGCCGGACTCGTCGCTATCCATCAGCCCGGCGGCGACGAGACCGCCGGCGGCCAGCCAGATGTGACACTGCTCGAAAGGGTGCTCAGTGGACTTCGCAAGCTCTAG
- a CDS encoding GTP-binding protein: MDFASSSGGAARSTTSAKIVVAGGFGVGKTTFVGAVSEINPLRTEAVMTSASAGIDDLTHTGDKTTTTVAMDFGRITLDQDLILYLFGTPGQDRFWFMWDDLVRGAIGAVVLVDTRRLADCFPAVDYFENSGLPFVIALNGFDGHQPYTPDEVREALQIGPDTPILTTDARHRSDAKSALITLVEHALMARLR; the protein is encoded by the coding sequence GTGGACTTCGCAAGCTCTAGCGGCGGAGCGGCCCGCTCCACCACCTCGGCGAAGATCGTGGTGGCAGGGGGCTTCGGCGTGGGTAAGACCACGTTTGTCGGTGCCGTTTCGGAGATCAACCCGCTGCGCACCGAAGCCGTGATGACGTCCGCCTCGGCGGGCATCGACGACCTGACCCACACCGGGGACAAGACCACCACCACGGTGGCCATGGACTTCGGACGCATCACCCTGGACCAGGACCTGATCCTGTACCTGTTCGGCACCCCCGGGCAGGACCGTTTCTGGTTCATGTGGGACGACCTCGTACGCGGCGCCATCGGCGCCGTCGTCCTGGTCGACACCCGCCGCCTCGCCGACTGCTTCCCCGCCGTCGACTACTTCGAGAACAGCGGCCTCCCCTTCGTCATCGCCCTCAACGGCTTCGACGGCCACCAGCCCTACACCCCCGACGAGGTACGCGAGGCACTCCAGATCGGACCCGACACCCCGATCCTCACCACCGACGCCCGACACCGCTCGGACGCCAAGAGCGCCCTCATCACCCTCGTCGAACACGCCCTCATGGCCCGGCTGCGCTGA
- a CDS encoding acyl-CoA carboxylase subunit epsilon: MSVTSAESVLRVEKGHAAPEELAAITAVLLARAAARPAPVRGGRDTAGWRRLERTPGFRAPHSWQG; this comes from the coding sequence ATGAGCGTCACTTCTGCCGAGTCCGTGCTGCGCGTCGAGAAGGGCCACGCCGCCCCCGAGGAGCTCGCGGCCATCACCGCCGTGCTGCTCGCCCGCGCGGCGGCCCGGCCCGCTCCCGTCCGCGGCGGCCGTGACACGGCCGGATGGCGCCGCCTGGAGCGCACCCCCGGCTTCCGCGCCCCGCACAGCTGGCAGGGCTGA
- a CDS encoding acyl-CoA carboxylase subunit beta, whose translation MTVVDEIPGEPSDTRGRVAELLALREQARRGPSDRATEAQHAKGKLTARERIELLLDAGSFKEVEQLRRHRATGFGLESKKPYTDGVITGWGTVDGRTVFVYAHDFRIFGGALGEAHATKIHKIMDMAISAGAPLVSLNDGAGARIQEGVSALAGYGGIFQRNTRASGVIPQISVMLGPCAGGAAYSPALTDFVFMVRETSQMFITGPDVVKAVTGEEITQNGLGGADVHAETSGVAHFAYDDEETCIAEVRYLIGMLPSNNRENPPTVASDDPADRRGDVLLDLVPADGNRPYDMHKVIEELVDEGDYLEIHERWARNIICALARMDGQVVGIVANQPQSLAGVLDIEASEKAARFVQMCDAFNIPIITLLDVPGFLPGVDQEHGGIIRHGAKLLYAYCNATVPRISLILRKAYGGAYIVMDSQSIGADLTYAWPTNEIAVMGAEGAANVIFRRQIAEAEDPEAMRTRMVKEYKAELMHPYYAAERGLVDDVIDPAETREVLIASLAMLRNKHADLPSRKHGNPPQ comes from the coding sequence ATGACCGTTGTGGACGAAATCCCGGGTGAGCCGAGCGACACGCGTGGCCGGGTGGCCGAACTGCTGGCCCTGCGTGAGCAGGCGCGGCGCGGCCCGAGCGACCGGGCGACCGAGGCGCAGCACGCCAAGGGCAAGCTGACCGCCCGCGAGCGCATCGAACTCCTGCTGGACGCCGGTTCGTTCAAGGAGGTCGAGCAGCTCAGGCGGCACCGGGCCACCGGCTTCGGTCTGGAGTCCAAGAAGCCCTACACCGACGGTGTCATCACCGGCTGGGGCACGGTCGACGGCCGGACGGTCTTCGTCTACGCGCACGACTTCCGGATCTTCGGCGGTGCGCTGGGTGAGGCCCACGCCACCAAGATCCACAAGATCATGGACATGGCCATCTCGGCCGGAGCGCCGCTGGTCTCCCTGAACGACGGCGCCGGCGCCCGTATCCAGGAGGGCGTCAGCGCGCTCGCCGGCTACGGCGGCATCTTCCAGCGCAACACCCGGGCGTCCGGTGTCATCCCGCAGATCAGCGTGATGCTCGGCCCGTGCGCGGGTGGCGCGGCGTACAGCCCCGCGCTCACCGACTTCGTCTTCATGGTCCGCGAGACCTCGCAGATGTTCATCACCGGCCCGGACGTCGTCAAGGCGGTCACCGGCGAGGAGATCACCCAGAACGGCCTCGGCGGCGCGGACGTGCACGCCGAGACCTCGGGCGTCGCGCACTTCGCGTACGACGACGAGGAGACCTGCATCGCCGAGGTCCGCTACCTCATCGGGATGCTGCCCTCGAACAACCGCGAGAACCCGCCGACGGTGGCGAGCGACGACCCGGCGGACCGGCGCGGCGACGTCCTGCTGGACCTGGTTCCGGCCGACGGGAACCGCCCGTACGACATGCACAAGGTCATCGAGGAGCTCGTCGACGAAGGCGACTACCTGGAGATCCACGAGCGCTGGGCCCGCAACATCATCTGCGCCCTCGCCCGGATGGACGGCCAGGTCGTCGGCATCGTCGCCAACCAGCCGCAGTCCCTGGCCGGTGTGCTGGACATCGAGGCGTCCGAGAAGGCCGCGCGATTCGTCCAGATGTGTGACGCCTTCAACATTCCCATCATCACTCTTCTGGACGTACCCGGCTTCCTTCCGGGCGTGGACCAGGAGCACGGTGGGATCATTCGGCACGGCGCCAAACTGCTCTACGCCTACTGCAACGCCACCGTGCCGAGGATCTCGCTGATCCTGCGCAAGGCGTACGGCGGCGCGTACATCGTCATGGACAGCCAGTCCATCGGCGCCGACCTGACCTACGCCTGGCCGACCAACGAGATCGCGGTCATGGGAGCCGAAGGTGCCGCCAACGTCATCTTCCGGCGCCAGATCGCCGAGGCCGAGGACCCCGAGGCCATGCGGACCCGCATGGTCAAGGAGTACAAGGCCGAGCTGATGCACCCGTACTACGCGGCGGAGCGCGGGCTGGTCGACGACGTCATCGACCCGGCCGAGACCCGCGAGGTGCTGATCGCCTCGCTCGCCATGCTCCGGAACAAGCACGCCGACCTGCCGTCCCGCAAGCACGGCAACCCCCCGCAGTAG
- a CDS encoding glycoside hydrolase family 64 protein — protein sequence MISRRTFLTGAAASAAALSYPVWGSALSPRASAAAATCELALENRSLPGTVRAYVTGHEQGTDRWVLLRADGSLYRPDSPAAAQTPLPVDCSIPLNPAGGAPVVLTLPQMYGARVYFVRDDTLDFYLNPGPALVEPAFATSTDANYGRTWSFCEFTFNPQQLYANISYVDLVTALPIGLTLEGDSTHTVAPLPDGAVRRIADGLIAQAAADGQPWDQLVTRGADGQVLRVVSPQNLMAPYFDRPDQMPFRDLFTAQIDQVWEKYRSTDLRIDLQGGRGVLAGRVSGDDLVFDGGHTFTKPVSKDVFTCNHGPFTNNPADSDDKKALLARLAAGFNRSIMLSHPDQPNGTTTADYYQEAVTNHWSRIVHANSPIGYAFPYDDVRPDGQPDVSGAANDGNPRRFTVSVGS from the coding sequence GTGATCTCTCGTCGCACCTTCCTCACCGGCGCCGCCGCCTCGGCCGCGGCGCTCAGCTATCCCGTCTGGGGCAGCGCCCTCTCCCCGCGCGCCTCGGCCGCCGCCGCGACCTGCGAGCTGGCCCTGGAGAACCGCTCGCTGCCCGGCACGGTGCGCGCGTACGTCACCGGCCACGAGCAGGGAACCGATCGCTGGGTGCTCCTGCGCGCGGACGGCAGCCTCTACCGGCCGGACTCCCCCGCCGCGGCGCAGACCCCCCTGCCGGTCGACTGTTCGATCCCGCTGAACCCGGCGGGCGGCGCCCCGGTGGTGCTGACACTCCCGCAGATGTACGGCGCCCGGGTGTACTTCGTACGCGACGACACCCTGGACTTCTACCTGAACCCCGGCCCCGCGCTGGTGGAGCCGGCCTTCGCCACCTCGACGGACGCGAACTACGGGCGGACCTGGTCCTTCTGCGAGTTCACCTTCAACCCGCAGCAGCTCTACGCGAACATCAGCTACGTCGACCTCGTCACGGCGCTCCCGATCGGGCTGACCCTGGAGGGCGACTCCACCCACACCGTCGCCCCGTTGCCGGACGGCGCGGTGCGGCGGATCGCGGACGGGCTGATCGCCCAGGCGGCCGCGGACGGGCAGCCCTGGGACCAACTGGTCACCCGGGGGGCGGACGGGCAGGTCCTGCGGGTCGTCTCCCCGCAGAACCTCATGGCACCGTACTTCGACCGGCCGGACCAGATGCCCTTCCGGGACCTGTTCACGGCGCAGATCGACCAGGTCTGGGAGAAGTACCGCTCCACCGATCTGCGGATCGACCTGCAGGGCGGCCGGGGCGTGCTGGCCGGCCGGGTCAGCGGGGACGACCTGGTCTTCGACGGCGGCCACACGTTCACCAAACCGGTGTCCAAGGACGTCTTCACCTGCAACCACGGCCCCTTCACCAACAACCCCGCCGACTCGGACGACAAGAAGGCCCTGCTGGCGCGGCTGGCGGCCGGGTTCAACCGCTCGATCATGCTCAGCCACCCGGACCAGCCGAACGGCACGACCACCGCGGACTACTACCAGGAAGCCGTGACCAACCACTGGTCCCGCATCGTGCACGCCAACAGCCCGATCGGGTACGCCTTCCCCTACGACGACGTGCGCCCCGACGGTCAGCCCGACGTCTCGGGCGCCGCCAACGACGGCAACCCGCGGCGCTTCACCGTGAGCGTCGGTTCCTGA
- a CDS encoding YceI family protein produces MALFNRKSATTTAVAEKPAVDPALAALTGTYTIDPAHSSIGFTVRHAMVTNVRGSFGEHEGTLVLNGTDPHHSTASIDVKIASIDTGIADRDGHLRSGDFFDAEAFPLMTFRSTSAEQLGGDTYRITGDLTIKDVTRPLSIDLEFNGSATDPYGNQRVGFEGGATILRSDWGLTWNAALETGGVMVSDKVKLTFDISAIKAAA; encoded by the coding sequence ATGGCTCTGTTCAACCGCAAGTCCGCCACCACGACCGCTGTCGCCGAGAAGCCCGCCGTGGACCCCGCGCTCGCCGCCCTGACCGGCACCTACACGATCGACCCGGCCCACAGCAGCATCGGCTTCACGGTGCGCCACGCGATGGTGACGAACGTGCGCGGCTCCTTCGGTGAGCACGAGGGCACCCTGGTGCTGAACGGCACCGACCCGCACCACTCCACCGCCTCGATCGACGTCAAGATCGCCAGCATCGACACCGGCATCGCCGACCGCGACGGCCACCTGCGCAGCGGCGACTTCTTCGACGCCGAGGCGTTCCCCCTGATGACGTTCCGCTCCACCTCCGCCGAGCAGCTCGGTGGCGACACCTACCGGATCACCGGCGACCTCACCATCAAGGACGTCACCCGCCCGCTCTCCATCGACCTGGAGTTCAACGGCTCCGCGACCGACCCGTACGGCAACCAGCGCGTCGGCTTCGAGGGTGGCGCCACCATCCTCCGCTCCGACTGGGGCCTGACCTGGAACGCCGCGCTGGAGACCGGTGGCGTGATGGTCAGCGACAAGGTCAAGCTGACCTTCGACATCTCCGCGATCAAGGCCGCCGCCTGA
- a CDS encoding SAM-dependent methyltransferase, giving the protein MTSDSTAPAHPRADAEAATPAELWDERYRLSDRIWSGNPNTVLVREVAGLEPGRALDLGCGEGADAVWLAGLGWQVTATDLSRVALERAAVHAADAGVADRVDWQWHDLGASFPDGEFDLVSAQFLHSMADLPRERILRRAAAAVAPGGILLVVGHAGFPHWETDPDPSVRFPTPDEVLASLEPAPGEWEVLLSGEHERVQNDPDGNPTTRTDNALKIRRR; this is encoded by the coding sequence ATGACCAGCGACAGCACCGCCCCCGCCCATCCGCGCGCCGACGCGGAAGCGGCCACCCCCGCCGAACTGTGGGACGAGCGCTACCGCCTGAGCGACCGGATCTGGAGCGGGAACCCCAACACCGTGCTGGTCCGCGAGGTCGCGGGGCTGGAGCCGGGGCGCGCCCTCGACCTCGGCTGCGGGGAGGGTGCGGACGCCGTCTGGCTGGCGGGCCTAGGCTGGCAGGTCACCGCGACCGACCTCTCGCGCGTCGCGCTGGAGCGGGCGGCCGTCCACGCGGCCGACGCCGGGGTCGCCGACCGTGTCGACTGGCAGTGGCACGACCTGGGGGCGTCCTTCCCGGACGGCGAGTTCGACCTGGTCTCGGCGCAGTTCCTGCACTCCATGGCGGACCTGCCGAGGGAGCGGATTCTGCGGCGGGCGGCAGCCGCCGTCGCGCCCGGCGGAATTCTGCTGGTCGTCGGCCACGCCGGATTCCCGCACTGGGAGACCGACCCCGACCCCTCCGTCCGGTTCCCGACGCCCGACGAGGTGCTGGCCTCGCTGGAGCCGGCGCCGGGGGAGTGGGAGGTGCTGCTCAGCGGCGAGCACGAGCGGGTGCAGAACGACCCGGACGGCAACCCCACCACCCGTACGGACAACGCGCTGAAGATCCGGCGCCGGTAG